Proteins encoded together in one Monomorium pharaonis isolate MP-MQ-018 chromosome 8, ASM1337386v2, whole genome shotgun sequence window:
- the LOC105839360 gene encoding uncharacterized protein LOC105839360, with protein MMSKWFLVFLLALECQNFTAGLGNFIDVNKFKVFYDPNTKLALKGVLEKVGRDPFPGIGFRGVKCNCDQSTINFTCECCGGLNITRFNFERNACTNLTFYSEEMAIKVKFIVNDKELATGSISGKNPPPFCVPVYAPFVTLCVRAYDIHMIGHNLHACVDLEALVWGWPVLTLHFDCIKAGQDGISWIKPENGNNATTIAPLGMIQAEVNGPEIYDPVNFESPNESPNNPLNIMPGEGNNIGQLKL; from the exons ATGATGTCTAAGTGGTTCCTTGTGTTTCTTTTGGCATTAGAATGCCAGAACTTCACCGCTGGCTTGGGTAATTTTATtg atgTAAACAAATTCAAGGTGTTCTACGATCCGAATACGAAATTGGCATTAAAAGGTGTATTGGAGAAGGTCGGTCGTGATCCTTTTCCTGGGATTGGTTTTCGTGGTGTAAAATGTAACTGCGATCAGTCAACAATTAATTTCACGTGTGAATGCTGTGGTGGTCTCAATATAACTAGATTTAATTTCGAGCGTAATGCTTGCactaatttaactttttactcCGAAGAAATGGCCattaaagtcaaatttataGTAAATGACAAAGAACTTGCTACAGGTTCTATATCTG gAAAAAATCCACCACCATTTTGCGTGCCTGTTTATGCTCCTTTTGTAACTCTCTGCGTGCGTGCCTACGATATTCATATGATCGGCCATAATTTGCATGCATGCGTTGACTTGGAGGCACTTGTGTGGGGATGGCCGGTTCTGACTTTACATTTTGATTGCATAAAAGCCGGCCAGGATGGAATTTCTTGGATAAAGCCTGAAAATGGCAATAATGCTACCACCATAGCGCCGCTCGGGATGATTCAAGCAGAAGTGAACGGACCGGAAATATACGATCCAGTAAATTTTGAGTCTCCAAATGAATCTCCAAACAATCCTTTGAATATAATGCCCGGGGAAGGAAATAACATAGGCCAGTTAAAGCTGTAA
- the LOC105839362 gene encoding uncharacterized protein LOC105839362: MRTACWLLLITVLAQSCSHPKSRDDEKTSMEKIISSKLGNISSSQENLEQVKILLRQISNSSTSENETVTATRQGPCQCRGGVCGCCSRLLYDTWKQKACVNITYDPDEFSFTANILMNDRVLYTRTVSGKNPRPICVPVPRLPIRACVRFYNIYFQGRNIHLCLNMEGKFQDTTLFKVSFDCLRFGSNGLALLKPEDGGGLGQVELFPEDPDDGNNSEDYDDEDDDDYDDDDDDDIF; the protein is encoded by the exons ATGAGGACTGCCTGCTGGCTACTGTTGATCACCGTCCTCGCGCAATCATGCTCGCACCCAAAATCGAGGGACGACGAGAAAACTTCAATGGAAAAAATCATTAGCAGTAAACTCGGAAATATTTCGAGTTCGCAGGAAAATCTGGAGCAAGTGAAGATATTGTTGAGGCAGATCTCGAATTCTTCGACATCGGAAAACGAAACGGTTACCGCGACCAGACAAGGACCCTGCCAATGTCGCGGCGGTGTCTGCGGATGCTGTTCGAGGCTCCTGTATGACACGTGGAAACAAAAGGCCTGTGTGAACATCACGTATGATCCTGACGAGTTCAGTTTTACTGCCAATATCTTGATGAATGACAGAGTTCTTTACACAAGAACTGTTTCTG GAAAGAATCCTAGACCGATATGTGTTCCTGTTCCGAGACTACCGATTAGAGCGTGcgttagattttataatatatatttccaaGGCAGAAATATTCATCTATGTCTCAATATGGAAGGAAAATTCCAGGATACTACTCTGTTTAAG GTTAGTTTCGATTGTCTTAGATTCGGTTCAAATGGATTAGCTCTGTTAAAGCCCGAAGATGGAGGTGGTTTAGGTCAAGTAGAACTTTTTCCGGAAGATCCGGATGATGGTAATAACAGTGAAGATTACGATGATGAGGACGATGATGActatgacgacgacgacgacgacgatatattttaa